The window TAAATCAACTATCTTACCTTTCTTATCAACCATCATCATACTGGAATAGATTTTCTCATTCTGTTTTTTAAAGGCACCGGCAATTAAATAGTTATCTATTATATTGTTGATATCCTTTCTATATTTAAAGATGTCATAATTATTCTTAATTAGGATATTCATTGATCCTTCTGGCCATATTAAAAGATCTATCTTTGATATCTTGTTTTGAATAGATAGCTCCGTACTTTTTTTCGTTGATTGTAAAGCACATTGATAATCAGAGTATTTACATCGTAGATTAGGCTGTACAATACGCGTAGTATGATCTGTGAATTCTGTAGGAGGAATAAAGCTAAGATATTGCGACAGATTTACTATTGCTATAATAACAATAATATAAGAAACAATGAGATGGTTATATTTTTTAGATTGTAAATGCGCCAAATATCCGGGTATTACAGCAATAAAATAAGTGAGAAAATTTGCACCATTTATCCCAACTATACTGTTAATTTGTGCCAGATTATCTGTTTTTAACAGAGCATAACCTATATATCCCCACGGCATATTAATAAATTGTGTTGAACGTATATATTCTGTTATTGTGAATATTAAAGCAAATAGTAAAGGACTATTTTGACCTTGTAGTCTAAATATTAATGTGGGTATCCCATATGATAAACCAAGTATAATATAAGCAATTGGCATCATAATTATGAAAAATGTGAAGTCATTTTCAATTAATGGAATGAGTATCCAATGCATACAGACCAAGAAATATCCTGTGCCAAATATCGTGCCCATTATAAAAGATTCTCTAGGTGTTTTTTTTGTTATTAAGACAAAATATATTGAGAGTACAAATATAGATATAAAAATATGATAAGGTGTTTGACTAAGATGCAAGGCTAAGCCTAAGAAAAAACAGAGTATGTAAATCAAATAATTTTTTATTGTAAATAGATGTCTAATTTTTATACTTGCTATCATGATTAAGTTTACTATATGTTTTATGCAGCTTGTGGTGTAACATTCTGTAATTTATTCTGTGAAACAAAATTAAAAATGTTATTATTATCAAAATAAACTTTTGGTTTCCATACTGAACCCTTCATGTACATGTTAACAGACATTGTATCAGATTTTAAAGCTGGAGTTTGAAAAGATAATATGCTTAATGCATTTATGTCAAAATTAAGAATAGACATATTGGAGGCAAATTTACCAGCTGCATATTTCGTTAAAAATGTTCCTTCAGATCTCAATAATCCTTTGTTAATCTTGTGAGACGAATAAAGCTGTCTAATGTGTGTGTTATTATTAAATATACTTATCTGTAATATTCCCTCTAGCTCATTTTGTGTTTTGATTTTAGGGACGTCACGCACAATCTGATTAATATCAAAATTTTTTATATTTATGCTAGTAGCTAACAACCTAACTTCTCCTTTTAGGTTTTTTATTATGTTATACATATTTATTCCCTTTGAAGATAAGTTTCCTGAGATATTGCATAAGCCTTCATCTATATCTTGGATACTAAAAACATTATTCATGAATTTAGCCATAGTAATGTTTTGTAGCAAAAATGATGTAGAAAAGGAAAATATTTTATCTTTTATAGATAAAATACCAGAGAAATATAACGAACCATTAGCAATTTTTTGAGGTGATGTTTGTTGCGCAGAAGCATTTATATTATCGTCATTCAATGTTTTAGGTGCTACAACTTTATTAGTAAATTCTTTACCACTACCAGTTATTTGAAATGTACCACTACCAGAATCTTTGATATTTATCATGATATTTGCTTTCTTTAATAATTCTACCTCGTTATTATTAAGGTTTTCAATATGGTAATTTAGTGTTATAGCAGGGTAGATGCTGTTGTCTGTTATGCCGTATTTATCGCTGAAGAATTGTTTAGTATTCCACATAATTTTATCTTCATTTGCTGTGTCAATATTACGAATAAAATGAGGCACCGTGAAATCTGAAATGTTAATATAATTAGATTGGAAATTAATATTGAATTCCGGATTTAAATAATGAAATTTGATCAAAATGCTGCCTTTTATATCATTCTTTTCAGATTGATAGTTAATATCTCTAATTAATATCCCGTCTTCTGTACTTTTTACGTCAAACATTAGTTTTTCTATTAATGTTCCACTTGGCATTGATAGATTTTTAAAATCTACATCAATTTTCATATCGAGATTGCTTGCATTATATTTTAAGTAGTTGAATATAGAAGTTCCTTTTAATACCTTCTGGAATTTTAAGTTATGAAGGGTTATTTTTCCTGCAATTATACTGTGATCTGTAACTTCTTTTATATTTCCACTAACATATAAATTAGATTGACCAATGTTGCCTCCTATATAGGGTATTATTGTCATTCTATCTGAAAGTAGTGATTTCATTTCTATATTTACTGAATCATTGTAGGATGCATCACATTCTATGCCTAATAAATCGCATAGACCTTTTGAAGTTTTACCATATATCTTAGTATCTAATGTACTATATTGCTTATTATTCATCTCTTCAATTCCAGAATTTATTAATATGTTAAGATTTTTCATCAAATCTGTTTTAATAAGCAGTGACCTTAATCTTGTATCTTGTATGTTAAATTGAAAATATGTTGAATTTTGAACATTATTTATATTATCAATCGAAAATAAAATATTTGTATTTATCTTAGTATCAAATTCATGATTGAATAAAGTCTTTATTAATGACAGTATTGGTAGTACATTAATGCTGTTTTCATTTTCTTCATCAGTTATTATTTTATTACATGATATGTTCTTGATATTTGGATTTTGATTTGATAACGTGACATCTAAAACATCAGATTGTATCAAAAAATTTTCAATGTCATTGCTTTCTTTATTGAAAATAATATCGATTTTAAAATTGCTATCTTCTTCTTTTATTCTTAAAAAATTACTTGATAAATCATTAATTAAATAACCAATATTACGCCCTTCTCCTTTAAGATAGAGTTGTGTTTCATCCGAGAATATTTCTACCTTAGTATTGTCTGATTTCAATAATATTTTATGCTCGTTTAATTTGTTATCACCTGAGGTAGTAGATTTTTTAGTATAGGATATATTATATATAATATCCGATCTACGTCCTTCAATATCAGTATGAAGTATTAGTTCATTCTTATCAATTACAATCGATCCTTTTTTTATACTTAGTTTATCTACTATACTTAAGTTAGTGTGGATGTTTGAATCCAATATTAATATTTTAGTTACATCTAGAGTTTCTTTAATCTGACCAAAAATCTTTTCAATTACAAGGACATTTCCACTCATACCTCGAAATGTTATCTCTTTAGATTTTGCAGAAAATATTAAGCGATTTTTGAGAGAAGAGGTTAATATAATTTCTCTGATGGTTATTAATTGCTCTTCATCATCTATAAAGGATATATTAGAAATTGTTATTTCATTTGCTGCATGACTCTTTACACTTAAAAATTTTATATTATACTGCTTTTGCGCTTCTTCTAATTTCTTCTCCATAACCTTTGCAAAGTGCTTTTCATAGAAAAGTATATTAAAAACAGAATAAAATACTATAATTAATAAGAATATTTTAGCTATTCCTTTTAACATAAATACTAATAACAAATTCTTATGAAGATTGTAATGCTACAACAGTAAGGAAAAAATTACCTAGTTATAGTCTAAATACAGCTTAATTTGTAATAATGCTGAAATTGCTCTTAATTTTTATCTAAAAATTGTATCTTTACGCTCAGAACCAGTAGAGATAATAATAACTTTAATTTTTAATAGCTTTTCTATAGTTTCAATATAACTCTTTGCATTTTCTGGTAATAGATCAAAATCTGTTACTTTTTCTGTTTTTGCTTGGTTATGCCATCCAGGTAATGTAATATAATTCGGTTCTACTTTATTACAGTCTATTGTACTTGATGCAATATCGTATTCAGTGCCGTTCAATGAATACGATGTACATATTTTTATTTCATCAAAACTGTCAAGTACATCTAACTTAGTTAAAATTAAAGCGTCGATTTTAGAGATCTTTAAAGTCATTCTCAGTAATGGAATGTCAAGCCAACCACATCTTCTATCTCTGCTGCTAACAGTACCTTTCTCTTTTCCTATGATTCTTAAACTATCTCCAAGGGAATTCTGTTGACCTGTAGGGAATGGTCCTTCTCCTACACGCGTTGTATAAGATTTTATAACCCCAAGCGCTTTATATGATGTATTTATTCCAGTACCTGTAATTACTTGTGGTACAATAGTGTTGCTAGAAGTAACAAATGGATAGGTGCCAAAATCAAGATCAAGCATTATTCCCTGTGCACCTTCAAACATTATTTTTTTATCTTCTATTTTTGACAATATTGTTATATTATCTTT is drawn from Anaplasmataceae bacterium AB001_6 and contains these coding sequences:
- the lnt gene encoding apolipoprotein N-acyltransferase, with translation MGTIFGTGYFLVCMHWILIPLIENDFTFFIIMMPIAYIILGLSYGIPTLIFRLQGQNSPLLFALIFTITEYIRSTQFINMPWGYIGYALLKTDNLAQINSIVGINGANFLTYFIAVIPGYLAHLQSKKYNHLIVSYIIVIIAIVNLSQYLSFIPPTEFTDHTTRIVQPNLRCKYSDYQCALQSTKKSTELSIQNKISKIDLLIWPEGSMNILIKNNYDIFKYRKDINNIIDNYLIAGAFKKQNEKIYSSMMMVDKKGKIVDLYNKIHPVPFGEKIPFTKIYKKFVKNDKTVTGAIDAGTDKTKAFDTKFPLKIKPSICFDIAFQDYVPQDTDLIVNIANQSWYNNNQMIRKQYIELAKVRAIENRLPILNSTVNGESFIIDAYGIVMKMLDIEKNGYIDHLIPKKPKKRSIYYKYGKYFELFLIFITIFLVSKNFLKNKK
- a CDS encoding adenylosuccinate synthase, with the protein product MDNLKHNVAVIGLQWGDEGKGKIVDYLSQHYDVVARFQGGNNAGHTIVINEQTFALSILPSGILRDNVVAVIGNGVVLDPWKLLKEIKYLKESGISVDSSRLMINSNCHIITSSHRELDSIYDKVKNIGTTKMGIGPCYEDKVARRGIRLCDLLNVDSLKEKINALIKHHTLIKKGYGVDSYKTYEEILEELLNVKDELLPYIKDNITILSKIEDKKIMFEGAQGIMLDLDFGTYPFVTSSNTIVPQVITGTGINTSYKALGVIKSYTTRVGEGPFPTGQQNSLGDSLRIIGKEKGTVSSRDRRCGWLDIPLLRMTLKISKIDALILTKLDVLDSFDEIKICTSYSLNGTEYDIASSTIDCNKVEPNYITLPGWHNQAKTEKVTDFDLLPENAKSYIETIEKLLKIKVIIISTGSERKDTIFR